CACCGCACCCATCGCCAGCAGCATCGGATAAGCCGCAGCCAAATAGTACCCACGTCCTTTACCAAACAGGAACAGCGCGAACGGAACCACGTACATCCACCCCAGCATCCGATATCGCTTGTCCCGCAAAAAACAGATCGCCCCGGCGATCCACAACGGCGCCGCCGCCAGATTCGCGCAGATCTTGAACTGGTCTCTCACAAAGCCGTTCGCCCGCCCCTGCCGCACATCCCGCACATGGATATGCTGCAAAAAATGCAGCGAGATAAATCCATGCCGCACCTGCCAGATAAAGTTAGGCGCGAAGATCAGCAGCGCAACCGCCACTCCACCCCAGAACCACCCACTCGCAAAGTAACGCCGAGCCGAACTGAGCAGCATTCCGCTCACGATCCCCGCGATAAAAAACAGGATCGAGTACTTGGTCATCAACCCCAGGCCGACAAAGACTCCGATCGCCAGCCACCATCGCGGGTTCTCCGTCTTCAATAGCCGAATCACGAAGTAAGCGATCAGAACCCACCATAGATAGTCGAACGAGGAGTACTGAAACTCCGTCCCCTCGAACACCGGAAGCCCGGAGGTCGCCACCGCCAGTGCCGCCGTCACCTGCGCCAGCCGACCGCCGCTCAGCTCTCGTGCCATCAGCCCCGTCACCACAATGGCCAGAGCCTGCGCGACGACAGAGAACAGCCGCAACCCCACCATCGACACCCCAAATAACTGCAATCCCACCCGCTCCACAAACGGCGTAAACGGAGGATAGGCGACAAACCCCCAATCCAGATGCCGCGCATCGCTCAGAAACTGAAACTCATCCCGATGAAACCCGTACCGCCCATTCGTCAGCAGATGAACCAGTGCAACCACCAGCGCTATCCCCAACAGTGCCAGATTGTCCCACTGCGCTGCCGTGCGTGAGCCATTCGAGGTCCGCATCAAGAATCCTCCGTCTGGGATGTTTTGTCGTCTGTGCAGCGCTACGCAACACATTACACGGGAGTTCCCTCATGCTCGCGAGTTTTGTCCGGAATACACCCAAACTCCTTCAAGCCAATTGCCCTCTTTCCCACATTTCCACCTCCCTCCACAACCAGTTGCACCTTGCCCCTGGAGCCGCTTTGCGCCTACCCTCAAACCTGTCCTTTTTATGGAACAGTAAAGCCGGGAGGGACGGGCTCATTCTGCAAAATCCACAGCAAAAACCGTGGTTTTCTCCGTTTTGACACATTAACCCCGCGTAAATAGGGGTATTCGTACAGCTAACACAACATGTTGTGCTTTATACTTGACACACCCCATAAGGGGCGTTACTTTCACGACTGCAGCCACGCAAAACACGGCCAAAGTTCCTTACATTTCACGACTCAGAACGCCGCCGGCTCTATCCGCCGGATACATATCCAGCGCTCTACTCGTAAGTTTTACCTTCCGGCCGAACGCCTCCGGGAGGCATCGGCAGCTAAGATTTTTCATCAAATTAGAAGGAGTACTTCCCCATGGCGACCATCCCAAACCAGACCCACACTCAAGGTCAGAACGGCACCCAGACCGCACCCGGAGCAGCCGGCTTCGAGAATCAGCGTACCCCCGGTCTGAAGTTTGATCGCCACTTCACCAAACCGGGAATCTCCCCCTACGACGAGCTCGTCTGGGAGCTTCGCGACGCCATCATCCAGGACTTCAAGGGCAAGATCATCTTCGAGCAGAAGAACGTCGAGGTTCCCGCCGACTGGTCCATGACCGCGACCAACATCGTCGCCTCCAAATATCTCCACGGCCTCAACGGCAGCGACGAGCGCGAATCCGGCGTCCGCGCCCTCATCACCCGCGTCGCCGAGTCCATCCGCGACTGGGGCATCGCAGGCGGCTACTTCGCCTCCCAGGCCGACGCCGACACCTTCTACGCCGAGCTCGCCCACCTCCTTCTCAACCAGAAGGTGGCCTTCAACTCGCCCGTCTGGTTCAACGTAGGCTGCGACCGCCTCGAGCCCAACTCCGACGCCCAGAACTGGCACTGGAACGCCACCACCGGCAAGGTCGAGTTCTCCGTCACCGGCTACACCAAGCCCCAGTGCTCCGCCTGCTTCATCAACTCCGTGCAGGACTCGCTCGACTCCATCCTCACCCTCGCCAAGACCGAGGGCATGCTCTTCAAGTGGGGCTCAGGCGCAGGCTCGAACCTCTCCAACATCCGCGGCTCCATGGAGACCCTCAGCGGCGGCGGCACCGCCTCCGGCCCCCTCTCCTTCATGCGCGGCTTCGACGCCTTCGCCGGCGTCATCAAGTCCGGCGGCAAAACCCGCCGCGCCGCCAAGATGGTCATCCTCAACGTCGACCACCCCGACGTCGAAGACTTCATCCAGTGCAAAGTAAAAGAAGAGCAGAAGGCCTGGCACCTCATGCAGGCCGGCTACGATGGCAGCGGTCCCGACTCCGAAGCCTACAGCTCCATCTTCTTCCAGAACGCCAACAACTCCGTCCGCGTCAACGACGAGTTCATGCGCGCCGTCGAGTCAGACGGCACGTTCGTCACCCGCACCGTCAAGGAGCGCACCACCGTCAAGGAGTACAAGGCCCGCGACCTCATGCACACCCTCGCCGAAGCCACCTGGCAGTGCGGCGACCCCGGCATGCAGTTCGACACCACCATCAACAAGTGGCACACCAGCAAGAACACTGGCCGCATCAACGCCTCCAATCCCTGCTCGGAGTACATGTTCCTCGATGACTCCGCCTGCAACCTTGCCTCCTTCAATCTCCTGAAGTTCCTCACCCCCGGCGGCCAGTTCGACATCCCCAGCTACCGCCACGCCATCGAGATCGTCACCACCGCCATGGAGATCATCGTCGACTCCGCCGGCTACCCCACCGAGATGATCTCGAAGAACTCGCACGACTACCGCCCGCTCGGTCTCGGTTATGCGAACCTCGGCGCGCTCCTCATGGCCTTCGGTCTCCCCTACGACTCCGACGCCGGCCGCGACTTCGCCGCCACCCTCACCTCCATCCTCTGCGGCGACGCCTACTGGCAGTCCTCCCGCATCGCCGAAACCTGCCCACCCCTCGGCGCAGCCACCCCGCTCACCCAGCAAGCCTCCATCGAAGGCGGAGCCTGCCCCGGCTTCTACGTCAACCGCGAGCCCTTCCTCGACGTAGTCCGCATGCACCGCGCCGAAGTCAACAACATCGGCAAGTCCAAAACTTCAAGCGCCCGCGGCCCTGAAAACCAGGAGCCCTTCTCCGTCCCCCAGCTCGACTCGCTCATCGAAGCCAGCCGCCACGCCTGGGACGGCGCACTCGCCCACGGCGAAAAGCACGGCTACCGC
This sequence is a window from Edaphobacter lichenicola. Protein-coding genes within it:
- a CDS encoding vitamin B12-dependent ribonucleotide reductase, yielding MATIPNQTHTQGQNGTQTAPGAAGFENQRTPGLKFDRHFTKPGISPYDELVWELRDAIIQDFKGKIIFEQKNVEVPADWSMTATNIVASKYLHGLNGSDERESGVRALITRVAESIRDWGIAGGYFASQADADTFYAELAHLLLNQKVAFNSPVWFNVGCDRLEPNSDAQNWHWNATTGKVEFSVTGYTKPQCSACFINSVQDSLDSILTLAKTEGMLFKWGSGAGSNLSNIRGSMETLSGGGTASGPLSFMRGFDAFAGVIKSGGKTRRAAKMVILNVDHPDVEDFIQCKVKEEQKAWHLMQAGYDGSGPDSEAYSSIFFQNANNSVRVNDEFMRAVESDGTFVTRTVKERTTVKEYKARDLMHTLAEATWQCGDPGMQFDTTINKWHTSKNTGRINASNPCSEYMFLDDSACNLASFNLLKFLTPGGQFDIPSYRHAIEIVTTAMEIIVDSAGYPTEMISKNSHDYRPLGLGYANLGALLMAFGLPYDSDAGRDFAATLTSILCGDAYWQSSRIAETCPPLGAATPLTQQASIEGGACPGFYVNREPFLDVVRMHRAEVNNIGKSKTSSARGPENQEPFSVPQLDSLIEASRHAWDGALAHGEKHGYRNSQVTVLAPTGTIGFMMDCDTTGIEPDLALVKYKKLVGGGMIKIVNNTVPSALIKLGYSESEVNAIVSYIDATGTIEGAPAIKPEHLAVFDCSFKPSKGTRSISYIGHIKMMGATQPFLSGAISKTVNLPQDCSVDDIAEAYMESWRQGLKAVAIYRDNSKGTQPLNVTAQTDADKKGTRGTNAVATAAGVLTAVAAQAEIDEAVEVAKAATRQQLTEAMENATAAHVRIHSLETQLKQIADAALQNSDAADSQAPPRAVRHRLPAERASVTHKFGLAGHEGYITVGLYPNGQPGEIFIRMAKEGSTVSGLMDSFATAVSLALQHGVPLRVLCEKFAHTRFEPSGWTGNEQIGYAKSIMDYIFRWIQIRFLSGHQFDLFVGLTPQNQGQSSIPTSIPVEGTVNAPGNRIESSNLRGPSSTSVPVNRIESSVLPNLHASAVILSGAKDPEAAGPATNSLDLSASTSHYDSHEHTHPTTPPQQGIAPDLSARSGLESPNPMSLEDRGIYHPSNAMKSMYEMGDSPSCATCGAIMTRSGSCYRCMSCGSTSGCS
- a CDS encoding glycosyltransferase family 39 protein, with amino-acid sequence MRTSNGSRTAAQWDNLALLGIALVVALVHLLTNGRYGFHRDEFQFLSDARHLDWGFVAYPPFTPFVERVGLQLFGVSMVGLRLFSVVAQALAIVVTGLMARELSGGRLAQVTAALAVATSGLPVFEGTEFQYSSFDYLWWVLIAYFVIRLLKTENPRWWLAIGVFVGLGLMTKYSILFFIAGIVSGMLLSSARRYFASGWFWGGVAVALLIFAPNFIWQVRHGFISLHFLQHIHVRDVRQGRANGFVRDQFKICANLAAAPLWIAGAICFLRDKRYRMLGWMYVVPFALFLFGKGRGYYLAAAYPMLLAMGAVAGERWVASLGLAWRRVVLGMVFAGMAAYGIFVYAIIVPLASDGLLKQFALKNNGDLREETGWKEMVALVAGIRDSLPAEQRSSVGVFTANYGEQGAVEILGPAYGLPMPISRTNSAWLRGYPAVPPTTLIVLGLSKSTADKAFTDCRLVGRVDNPEGVDNEERGGSVFVCGPPRLPWAKFWKEYQAYG